A section of the Dehalobacter sp. DCM genome encodes:
- a CDS encoding ABC transporter ATP-binding protein encodes MSQNKIAISVHGLKKSYKNTPVLAGVDFQIKTGSVFALLESNGAGKTTIIKILTTLLKPDSGKAVVNGFDVIAKPGDVRQSISLTGQFAAVDDTLTGRENLIMIAKLRHLNHPRQVTESLLQRFGLIDAANRRVSTYSGGMRRRLDIAMSVVGNPQLIFLDEPTTGLDPEARLEVWKLVKELTGRGTTVFLTTQYLEEAEQLADHIAILHQGKIIADGTLAELKKQFPPAKVEYVEKQPTLEEIFLTIVGQTSTDELYGGAMDGKEKKGVS; translated from the coding sequence ATGTCTCAAAATAAAATCGCTATTTCGGTGCACGGGTTGAAAAAATCCTATAAAAACACCCCGGTACTCGCAGGCGTTGATTTTCAAATAAAAACAGGCAGTGTTTTCGCCCTGCTCGAATCGAACGGCGCAGGCAAGACAACGATCATCAAAATACTGACTACACTGCTGAAACCGGACAGTGGCAAGGCCGTCGTCAACGGATTCGACGTTATAGCAAAACCCGGCGATGTGCGGCAGTCCATCAGTCTGACCGGACAATTTGCCGCGGTGGACGACACATTGACCGGACGGGAAAACCTGATTATGATCGCCAAACTGCGGCACCTGAATCACCCACGGCAGGTCACGGAGAGTTTGCTGCAGCGTTTCGGCTTGATTGACGCCGCCAACCGCAGGGTATCCACGTATTCGGGTGGTATGCGTCGCAGGCTGGACATCGCCATGAGCGTTGTGGGAAACCCGCAGCTTATTTTCCTCGACGAGCCGACCACCGGGCTTGACCCCGAGGCGCGCCTTGAGGTATGGAAGCTTGTTAAGGAGCTTACTGGCAGGGGTACGACGGTATTCCTGACTACGCAGTATTTGGAGGAGGCTGAACAACTGGCTGATCACATCGCCATTCTTCATCAGGGGAAGATTATCGCGGACGGCACTCTGGCAGAGTTGAAAAAGCAGTTCCCGCCGGCCAAGGTGGAATATGTGGAAAAACAGCCGACCTTGGAGGAGATATTCCTTACTATCGTCGGCCAAACGTCCACGGATGAGCTATATGGCGGTGCCATGGATGGCAAGGAGAAAAAGGGGGTTAGCTAA
- a CDS encoding helix-turn-helix domain-containing protein has product MLTSVMIGNKISEARKEKNLSQAQLAGRLSISSQAVGKWERGESLPDIITLHRLAEILGVDLNYFSESVQSEKAVKTSVVKTFVESSEVPSAEPPSGKPEKKRGWDMSSWNWVDADFSGLHNLHEKLSSSNMQRCLFIGSEMAGLLLKSNNVDGCDFSHSDISVSRIQSSSIVNSFFTSCLLKDSEFASSYIKGCDFTGADFTGAVFKSSALLKNTMAGAVLNHTTFYTTQFADIVFEGTLSDCAFDNCDFSGVTFQNATLLNTFFKNKSLKRIRFIDCQADKMTYSFLKNGKADVSGITLFTPEEV; this is encoded by the coding sequence ATGTTAACATCGGTGATGATAGGAAATAAAATTTCAGAAGCTCGCAAAGAAAAGAATTTATCTCAGGCACAGTTGGCTGGGCGGCTATCCATTAGTTCGCAAGCTGTCGGAAAGTGGGAACGCGGAGAATCCTTACCGGACATTATTACGTTACACCGGCTTGCGGAAATACTGGGGGTTGACCTCAACTACTTTTCAGAAAGCGTTCAATCAGAAAAAGCCGTAAAAACATCCGTTGTAAAAACGTTTGTCGAGTCTTCCGAGGTGCCATCAGCTGAACCGCCATCCGGAAAACCGGAGAAAAAACGTGGCTGGGATATGTCCAGCTGGAATTGGGTAGACGCAGACTTTTCCGGACTCCATAATTTGCATGAAAAATTGAGTTCTTCCAATATGCAGCGCTGTCTTTTTATCGGTTCGGAGATGGCAGGGCTTCTGCTGAAAAGCAACAATGTGGATGGCTGTGATTTTTCCCATTCCGACATCAGCGTCAGCCGCATTCAAAGTTCCAGTATTGTCAACAGTTTCTTTACAAGCTGTTTGTTAAAGGATTCTGAATTTGCTTCAAGCTATATCAAAGGCTGTGATTTCACCGGCGCCGATTTTACGGGAGCAGTCTTCAAATCCAGTGCCTTGTTGAAAAACACCATGGCAGGTGCTGTGTTGAACCACACCACCTTTTACACCACCCAATTTGCCGATATCGTTTTCGAGGGCACCTTATCGGACTGCGCTTTTGATAACTGTGATTTTTCCGGGGTGACCTTTCAGAATGCCACGTTGCTTAATACTTTTTTCAAAAATAAAAGCCTGAAGCGGATCCGGTTTATTGACTGTCAAGCAGATAAGATGACCTATTCCTTTTTGAAAAACGGCAAAGCAGACGTGAGCGGGATCACGTTATTCACACCAGAGGAGGTATAA
- a CDS encoding putative ABC exporter domain-containing protein — MNSLVYLLVKSAKNRLLELLRKPAKLVLWLLVIAGIGGIFLVSLFTKQSTVGSLDLIWLKGILFLLILLFVVIAIQKGLANGDVIFDMNDVNLLFVSPVSPRTILMYGIVRMAKMSFWAGFFILFQSNSLNQGFGVGFNGVLLVLLGFILAVGMLQVLSLLIYSLTNGKPARKRAVRLFAVLAFLPLLVYAGIQLVSTGDLLAALENTLGSSLSAWTPIAGWASTGTVALISGDLGTGFLFLGLLVLSGALLMLYIALSNPDYYEDVLVATETAFEKKRVLAEGQINTEALSTKKVKVAKTGISGLGPSTLFYKHLRESFRANRLGLWRMSSILIVAGAALFSLFIRSQDEGTFILLQILMWMQIFLIGTGRGLKELYMHYIYLIPASSFRKIVWSNLEIAFKVLVESVAVFGIAGLIMGDSVGLIVAAIVVFTLFSFLLLGINYLSLRWTGADISAGFLIFIYTLAVIVIMLPGLIAAFVIGSKIAVNGVLIGLGVLALWELLAALVCFALSKGILHRMDMPVLRTGK, encoded by the coding sequence ATGAACAGTCTTGTTTATTTGCTGGTAAAAAGCGCCAAGAACAGACTGCTGGAGCTGCTGCGGAAGCCGGCCAAGCTGGTGCTATGGCTGCTGGTGATCGCCGGCATTGGCGGAATTTTTCTCGTATCCTTATTCACTAAGCAAAGCACGGTCGGGTCCCTTGATCTTATCTGGCTCAAGGGCATCCTATTCCTGCTCATCCTGCTTTTTGTGGTGATCGCCATCCAAAAGGGCTTAGCCAACGGGGATGTTATTTTCGACATGAACGATGTCAATTTACTTTTCGTTTCACCGGTCAGTCCCCGGACGATCCTGATGTACGGTATCGTGCGCATGGCGAAAATGTCTTTCTGGGCAGGCTTTTTTATCCTGTTCCAAAGCAATTCCTTAAACCAGGGCTTCGGGGTCGGCTTTAATGGGGTGCTCCTGGTACTGCTGGGTTTTATCCTGGCTGTTGGTATGCTCCAAGTCCTGTCGTTGCTGATCTACAGCCTGACCAACGGCAAACCGGCGCGGAAGCGGGCGGTCCGGCTGTTTGCCGTTCTGGCTTTTCTGCCACTGCTTGTTTATGCGGGCATCCAGTTGGTCAGCACAGGGGATCTGCTGGCGGCGCTGGAAAACACGCTGGGTTCGTCGCTTTCCGCTTGGACGCCGATCGCCGGCTGGGCATCAACAGGTACAGTCGCCCTGATATCCGGGGATCTGGGAACCGGCTTCCTGTTTTTGGGGCTGCTGGTGCTGTCCGGAGCGCTCTTAATGCTCTATATCGCCTTGAGCAACCCCGATTATTATGAAGATGTCCTGGTTGCGACAGAAACCGCATTTGAGAAAAAGCGCGTTCTGGCAGAAGGACAGATCAACACCGAAGCATTATCCACAAAGAAAGTAAAGGTTGCGAAAACCGGTATCAGCGGTCTGGGACCCAGTACCCTATTTTATAAGCACCTGCGGGAATCCTTTCGGGCTAACCGTCTCGGTTTGTGGAGAATGTCGTCCATTTTGATAGTAGCCGGCGCGGCGCTGTTTTCGCTGTTTATTCGCAGTCAGGACGAGGGAACCTTTATTTTGCTGCAAATCCTGATGTGGATGCAGATTTTTCTGATCGGAACGGGGCGCGGCTTGAAAGAGCTTTATATGCATTATATCTACCTGATTCCGGCAAGCTCTTTCCGGAAAATCGTCTGGAGCAACCTGGAAATCGCCTTTAAGGTACTGGTGGAAAGTGTGGCTGTTTTCGGCATCGCGGGCCTGATCATGGGGGATTCTGTCGGGCTGATTGTCGCGGCCATTGTGGTTTTCACCCTGTTTTCATTTTTACTTCTGGGCATCAACTATCTTTCTTTGCGCTGGACGGGCGCAGACATCAGCGCAGGGTTCCTGATTTTCATTTACACCCTTGCTGTGATCGTGATCATGCTGCCCGGTCTGATTGCCGCCTTTGTCATCGGCAGTAAGATCGCAGTGAACGGCGTGCTGATCGGACTTGGAGTACTGGCCCTATGGGAATTGCTGGCGGCACTCGTGTGCTTCGCGCTGTCCAAAGGCATTTTGCACCGGATGGATATGCCCGTGCTGCGGACCGGGAAGTAG
- a CDS encoding ABC transporter ATP-binding protein codes for MIDVRNMTKKYGKLAANDNINLSVGSGELAVLLGPNGAGKSTLIKSVCGLLRFQGSITIGGHKNHTVEAKRLLGYVPEFPVLYPMLTVAEHLEFIAKAYRLVAWKERGEALLRRFELDDKKMKLGKELSKGMQQKVSVCCALLPQPKAVILDEPLVGLDPHGIRELKAVMAELRDSGCALLVSTHMIESLEENWDVTYIMVKGRIARVCRRADIAAGQRLEDVYFSITEGKNQEDKP; via the coding sequence ATGATCGACGTCCGAAACATGACTAAAAAATACGGCAAACTGGCGGCCAATGACAATATTAACCTGTCCGTGGGCTCCGGCGAGCTGGCGGTATTGCTCGGCCCCAACGGTGCGGGTAAATCAACCCTGATCAAATCGGTTTGCGGCCTGCTGCGTTTCCAAGGCAGCATTACTATCGGCGGGCATAAGAATCATACGGTGGAGGCGAAACGGTTATTAGGCTATGTGCCGGAGTTCCCCGTGCTGTACCCGATGCTGACCGTGGCGGAACACCTGGAGTTCATCGCCAAAGCCTACCGGTTGGTGGCTTGGAAGGAAAGAGGGGAGGCCTTGCTTCGCCGCTTTGAGCTGGACGATAAAAAAATGAAGCTGGGTAAAGAGCTATCAAAAGGCATGCAGCAAAAGGTCAGTGTCTGCTGTGCGCTCCTGCCCCAGCCCAAGGCGGTTATTCTGGATGAACCGCTGGTCGGTCTGGACCCCCATGGGATCCGGGAACTGAAAGCTGTAATGGCGGAGCTGCGGGACAGCGGCTGCGCTCTGCTTGTCAGTACCCATATGATCGAAAGCCTGGAGGAAAACTGGGATGTCACCTACATCATGGTCAAAGGTCGGATTGCGCGGGTATGCCGCCGTGCGGACATCGCAGCCGGACAACGGCTTGAGGACGTTTATTTCAGCATCACGGAAGGGAAAAACCAGGAGGATAAGCCATGA
- a CDS encoding carbonic anhydrase, whose translation MIHRKVYQMVIFICLIVLPTALMSAGCSNATPMSSAIYSRTPNIDTAEESKQLLREGNQRFVSGNVLNDDLSLDKRTELSEYGQHPFAVIVSCSDSRVPPEILFDQSLGDLFVIRNAGNVIDAISLGSIEYAAEHLETPLILVLGHENCGAVKAVVDGIEAQGNLPAILKKIQPAYEKAKLDTLDQSDLYEKCAEENVHQSIAEIRESTIIQHLEHEKKLEIIGGKYNLQTGEVYFF comes from the coding sequence ATGATTCATCGCAAAGTTTACCAAATGGTTATCTTTATCTGTCTGATCGTATTGCCAACAGCCCTGATGTCTGCCGGCTGCAGCAACGCAACCCCGATGTCCAGCGCCATCTATTCACGAACCCCCAACATTGACACAGCGGAGGAGTCCAAACAATTACTGAGGGAAGGGAATCAGCGCTTTGTATCCGGAAACGTTCTGAATGATGATTTAAGCCTGGACAAGCGAACAGAACTTTCCGAGTACGGTCAGCATCCCTTTGCCGTGATCGTAAGTTGTTCCGATTCGCGCGTTCCTCCGGAAATTTTATTCGATCAATCCCTGGGCGATCTATTTGTCATCCGCAATGCAGGTAACGTGATCGACGCAATTAGCCTCGGAAGTATCGAATACGCTGCCGAGCACTTAGAGACCCCGCTCATCCTGGTCTTAGGCCATGAGAATTGCGGGGCAGTGAAAGCCGTCGTTGACGGGATCGAAGCTCAAGGAAATCTGCCTGCAATCCTAAAAAAAATCCAGCCCGCTTATGAAAAAGCCAAGCTGGACACACTGGATCAATCGGATCTGTATGAAAAATGCGCAGAAGAAAACGTACACCAATCGATTGCTGAGATCCGGGAAAGTACCATTATCCAGCATTTAGAGCACGAAAAAAAGCTGGAGATCATCGGGGGTAAATATAATCTACAAACCGGTGAGGTTTACTTCTTCTAA
- a CDS encoding amino acid ABC transporter ATP-binding protein, with amino-acid sequence MSVLEVRNISKRFGETAVLKDVGFTLEKGEVIAIIGSSGSGKTTLLRCLNFLETPDGGQIIVNGETLLDASSGTQFSEKDIRKNRLHFGLVFQSFNLFPQYTALANVKLAGELLAQERDDYKKNKKGILQEIDAKARGLLQQVGLADKMSLYPHQLSGGQQQRVAIARALALSPDVLCFDEPTSALDPELTGEVLKVIRALADKNTTMVIVTHEMQFARDVADKVVFMDDGVVVEAGTPEEVFGQPKQERTIRFLERYSDMQV; translated from the coding sequence ATGTCTGTACTTGAGGTGAGGAACATCTCCAAGCGCTTTGGCGAGACCGCGGTCTTAAAGGATGTCGGGTTCACGTTGGAAAAAGGCGAAGTTATTGCTATCATCGGGTCCTCCGGCAGCGGCAAAACAACCCTCTTGCGCTGCCTGAACTTTTTGGAGACGCCGGACGGCGGACAGATTATCGTCAACGGGGAGACCTTGCTTGACGCATCAAGCGGTACACAGTTTTCGGAAAAGGACATTCGAAAAAACCGCCTGCATTTCGGACTTGTATTTCAATCGTTCAATCTTTTTCCCCAATATACGGCACTGGCGAATGTTAAGCTGGCCGGGGAGCTTCTGGCCCAGGAAAGAGACGATTATAAGAAAAACAAAAAGGGTATTTTACAGGAGATCGATGCAAAAGCCCGGGGCCTTCTCCAGCAAGTAGGCCTTGCGGATAAAATGAGTCTGTATCCTCATCAGCTTTCCGGCGGACAGCAGCAGCGCGTCGCTATTGCTCGCGCTTTGGCGCTTTCTCCGGATGTGCTTTGCTTTGACGAGCCCACCAGCGCGCTGGATCCGGAGCTGACGGGGGAGGTACTCAAGGTTATCCGGGCACTTGCCGACAAAAATACCACCATGGTGATCGTCACCCATGAAATGCAGTTTGCGCGGGATGTGGCAGACAAGGTTGTCTTTATGGATGACGGCGTTGTGGTGGAAGCCGGCACGCCGGAGGAGGTATTCGGACAACCCAAGCAGGAACGGACCATCCGCTTCCTGGAACGGTATTCGGATATGCAAGTATAA
- a CDS encoding amino acid ABC transporter permease: MFQTVLASLNEGFLKTLEIFALTLLGAFPLGLIISFGSTSQFRPLRYVVKFIVWCVRGTPLMLQLLIIYYGPGLILGDNWWGNGASGRFTAAVVAFIINYACYFSEIYRGGIEGVPKGQYEAGQVLGMTKSQIFFRIIFLQVIKRIIPPMGNEIITLVKDTSLARVIAVYEIIWSGQAFIKSDGLIWPLFFTGVYYLLFSGILTLLLGRLEKKLEYFRV, from the coding sequence ATGTTCCAAACCGTTTTAGCTTCATTAAACGAAGGCTTTTTAAAAACTCTGGAAATTTTTGCGTTAACATTGCTTGGCGCATTCCCGCTGGGGCTGATTATTTCTTTTGGCTCCACAAGCCAATTCCGGCCTTTACGCTATGTGGTTAAATTCATCGTATGGTGTGTGCGGGGCACACCGCTCATGCTCCAGCTGCTGATTATCTACTACGGACCGGGACTGATTCTCGGGGACAACTGGTGGGGCAACGGCGCTTCCGGCCGCTTTACGGCGGCAGTGGTGGCCTTCATTATCAATTATGCCTGCTATTTTTCCGAGATCTACCGCGGCGGTATTGAGGGTGTGCCCAAAGGACAATATGAGGCTGGGCAGGTTTTAGGGATGACCAAGAGTCAGATCTTTTTTCGGATCATCTTCCTGCAGGTCATCAAGCGCATAATCCCGCCGATGGGCAATGAAATCATTACCTTGGTGAAAGACACCTCGCTGGCGCGGGTGATTGCGGTCTACGAGATCATCTGGAGCGGACAGGCCTTTATCAAGTCCGACGGCCTGATCTGGCCCCTGTTTTTTACCGGTGTCTACTACCTGCTTTTTAGCGGTATTCTTACACTGCTCTTAGGGCGCTTGGAAAAGAAGCTCGAATATTTCCGGGTTTAA
- a CDS encoding transporter substrate-binding domain-containing protein, whose protein sequence is MKRLTVLMLVLALLITGVFTGCSKPAAKEETDMAYIKNKGTLVVGITDFAPMDYKDASGNWIGFDADMAKAFGESLGVKVEFVEIDWDNKIMELDSKAIDCVWNGMTLTDEVTAAMACSNAYCDNAQVVVVPAAKADKYKDKESVSALNFAVESGSAGEAVVKDLGYTSTAVQSQSAALMEVAAGTADACVIDLLMAGAMIGEGTSYPQLTYTVALNSEKYGVGFRKGSDMAAELNTFFTKAYADKSMLNVAKTYGVQESIIAQ, encoded by the coding sequence ATGAAAAGATTAACTGTACTTATGCTTGTGTTGGCTTTACTCATCACCGGCGTCTTTACCGGCTGTTCAAAACCGGCAGCCAAAGAGGAAACGGACATGGCGTATATCAAGAATAAGGGGACACTTGTCGTTGGGATCACCGATTTCGCGCCAATGGATTACAAAGATGCAAGCGGTAATTGGATCGGCTTTGACGCCGATATGGCCAAAGCGTTCGGGGAATCTCTGGGTGTCAAAGTGGAATTCGTGGAAATCGATTGGGACAATAAGATTATGGAACTTGATTCCAAAGCCATCGACTGCGTCTGGAACGGCATGACCCTCACCGACGAGGTAACGGCCGCCATGGCTTGCTCCAATGCCTACTGCGATAACGCCCAGGTCGTTGTTGTACCTGCCGCGAAAGCCGATAAATATAAGGATAAGGAAAGCGTCTCCGCGCTTAACTTTGCAGTGGAATCCGGCTCCGCCGGCGAAGCGGTTGTTAAAGACCTGGGTTATACCAGCACAGCAGTGCAAAGCCAGTCTGCTGCGCTGATGGAAGTTGCTGCCGGTACCGCTGATGCCTGTGTTATCGACCTGTTAATGGCCGGAGCGATGATTGGTGAAGGTACCAGCTATCCCCAGCTGACCTACACCGTCGCCCTTAACTCCGAAAAATACGGCGTGGGCTTCCGTAAGGGAAGCGACATGGCCGCGGAGTTGAATACATTCTTTACCAAAGCTTATGCCGACAAATCTATGTTGAATGTCGCCAAAACCTACGGCGTACAGGAATCCATCATCGCCCAGTAA
- a CDS encoding cell wall-binding repeat-containing protein produces the protein MNCRKITYTISAVLLITFLTTTALPSLANADINPRLSGSNRYETSTAIASQFSNQILYNVVLVSGNDFPDALSISVLAQKLNAPVLLVDSHIQTSRDALAYIESHLQAQGTVYIAGGQEAIGTDFDSYLKGKGYQFKRFDGVDRYDTNRLIIDALNSTDQTVFIASGENFPDALSVSSFASHTDSPILLVKADRIPQPVIDYLHSRQPLQVYIAGGPGVVSGAVENQIKSILPNAVITRFAGQDRYETASMIYGKFAENPKTIYLASGDNYPDALSGTVLAGQNGDPILLVDPSSPLVPNSIAAYLMQLYENGIVPSITAFGGTGAVPDEVVNNAQNLLNGYSQSPLFNITTIDPRLNFGGKDIIPLPDQNYWFSINSYKFHYLYSTFHSSLHYELYHYMLNVDNAVSVHNRAIALHSGIIEDNCVYFQAEVLRRMGFNIKNSMANVKDFSNLLPMLGFKKGANIYNLKPGDIVFTEGYTHTYTFMGWVNPGKQDYAYVVDNQARLFYGQVYHVRKVDTYDPVQETDAMAFFMYYSDGA, from the coding sequence ATGAACTGTCGTAAAATTACTTATACTATTTCAGCAGTATTACTCATAACCTTTTTGACAACAACAGCGCTTCCATCTTTGGCAAATGCCGACATCAATCCGCGACTCTCTGGATCAAATAGATATGAAACCTCAACCGCTATTGCCAGCCAATTTTCCAATCAAATTCTTTACAATGTGGTTCTGGTTTCCGGAAACGACTTTCCTGACGCCCTGTCAATCAGTGTCTTGGCACAGAAATTGAATGCGCCTGTCTTATTAGTCGATAGCCATATACAGACTTCTAGAGACGCCTTGGCATATATTGAATCGCATTTACAAGCGCAAGGTACGGTTTATATTGCAGGCGGACAAGAAGCAATAGGCACTGACTTCGACAGCTATTTAAAGGGTAAAGGCTATCAGTTCAAGCGGTTTGACGGTGTGGACAGGTATGATACTAACCGGTTAATTATTGATGCGTTAAATTCCACCGATCAGACAGTGTTTATTGCCAGCGGCGAAAATTTCCCCGACGCGTTAAGCGTTTCGAGCTTCGCCAGCCATACAGATTCACCCATTCTTTTAGTAAAGGCTGATCGTATCCCGCAGCCGGTCATCGATTATTTGCACAGCAGACAACCCTTACAGGTTTATATTGCCGGTGGCCCCGGTGTTGTATCAGGTGCTGTGGAAAATCAAATCAAATCAATACTACCGAATGCTGTCATTACCAGATTTGCCGGCCAGGATAGATATGAGACGGCTTCAATGATCTATGGCAAATTTGCGGAAAACCCTAAGACAATCTATCTTGCGTCCGGTGATAATTATCCCGATGCTCTTTCGGGTACTGTACTCGCCGGTCAAAACGGTGATCCGATTTTACTCGTTGATCCGTCTTCGCCATTGGTACCAAACAGCATCGCTGCCTATCTAATGCAATTATATGAAAATGGTATCGTTCCAAGTATCACCGCTTTCGGAGGAACGGGCGCTGTTCCGGACGAAGTTGTCAATAATGCTCAAAATCTTTTGAACGGCTATAGTCAATCGCCTTTATTTAATATTACGACGATTGATCCCAGGCTGAATTTCGGAGGTAAAGACATTATCCCGCTGCCCGACCAAAATTATTGGTTTAGTATCAACAGTTACAAATTTCATTATCTGTATAGCACTTTCCATTCATCGCTGCACTATGAACTGTATCATTACATGCTCAATGTGGATAATGCGGTTTCTGTTCATAATCGCGCCATTGCTCTTCACTCCGGAATAATCGAGGATAACTGTGTTTACTTTCAAGCCGAAGTATTGAGAAGAATGGGTTTTAATATTAAAAATTCGATGGCTAATGTAAAGGACTTTAGTAATTTGTTACCTATGTTAGGGTTTAAAAAAGGTGCGAATATATACAATTTAAAACCTGGAGATATCGTTTTTACTGAGGGGTATACCCATACGTATACATTTATGGGTTGGGTCAATCCCGGAAAACAGGATTATGCCTATGTCGTTGATAATCAGGCAAGATTATTTTATGGTCAAGTCTACCATGTGCGAAAAGTCGATACCTATGACCCGGTACAAGAAACTGATGCTATGGCGTTTTTTATGTATTATTCAGATGGCGCATAA
- a CDS encoding potassium channel family protein, whose protein sequence is MKKNKQFVVIGIGRFGHSVATSLYKLGYEVLVIDNSEKEIQDIANQVTHAVQLDARDEEALKRLGIRNFDVAIVAIGDDIQSNILVSVMLKELGVQKVVAKAKDALHGRVLEKIGVDRVIYPERDMGIRVAHNLTSVNDLLDYIELSPDYSIVEVFAPQEFVDNTIGKLNLRAKYRVSVIAIKSAEEINAAPGADALIKQGDILVVIGSNQAISNLPK, encoded by the coding sequence ATGAAAAAGAATAAACAGTTTGTCGTCATTGGGATTGGACGTTTTGGGCATAGTGTGGCTACTTCCTTGTATAAGCTTGGTTATGAAGTATTAGTCATTGATAATTCGGAAAAAGAAATACAGGATATCGCTAATCAAGTTACCCATGCTGTCCAATTAGATGCTAGAGACGAAGAGGCTTTGAAAAGATTAGGTATCCGAAATTTTGATGTTGCCATTGTCGCGATTGGTGATGATATTCAATCAAATATTTTAGTATCTGTAATGCTTAAAGAACTTGGGGTACAGAAAGTTGTTGCTAAAGCGAAAGATGCACTGCATGGCAGGGTTTTAGAAAAGATAGGAGTGGATCGGGTTATCTACCCTGAACGTGATATGGGTATACGGGTGGCACATAATCTTACGTCCGTTAACGATTTATTAGATTATATTGAATTGTCTCCGGATTATAGCATTGTAGAAGTTTTTGCTCCTCAGGAATTTGTGGATAATACCATAGGAAAATTAAACCTGCGAGCTAAATATCGTGTAAGTGTAATTGCCATTAAAAGTGCAGAAGAAATAAATGCAGCCCCTGGTGCAGATGCCCTTATTAAGCAAGGCGATATTTTAGTTGTTATTGGCTCAAACCAAGCGATTAGTAATTTACCCAAATGA